A genomic segment from Deltaproteobacteria bacterium encodes:
- a CDS encoding ribulose 1,5-bisphosphate carboxylase, with the protein MIGDYESEPRALPEGIDMENHVIATYYSAWPADWNLDQMAPILSIEQSTGTFEPMPGETPELRRNHLAKVIGVYEAPYYEHSIEPEITERQYIIQIAFPAVNIENQLPMLMTTCVGNISLAKKLKLLELRIPKVILDGYQGPKFGIEGVYELLNVELGSRPLLNNMIKPCTGYSVEVGAELFYQAALGGADVIKDDELIADMAFNHAVDRVTAYMEKERKVFEETGEHTLYAVNVTGRLPHMLETAKRVIEAGGNCLMVNYIAVGPEAMRALAEDPDINVPILAHQDVAGAYFMSPFNGVSSPIMMGKIPRLAGADIIAFPFALGGKATYLHERYSTVARCLTYPFGALKPTMPMPGGGLTPANVPEAVREHGINFIIGAGGGIHGHPQGPVAGARAFRQAIDAVMKGIPVEEYASDHEELSVALGKWPKFTIFKTE; encoded by the coding sequence ATGATAGGGGATTATGAAAGCGAGCCGCGGGCCCTTCCCGAAGGCATCGACATGGAGAACCACGTCATCGCCACCTACTACTCGGCGTGGCCGGCAGACTGGAACCTTGACCAGATGGCACCCATACTGTCAATCGAGCAGTCCACGGGGACCTTTGAACCGATGCCCGGTGAGACGCCGGAGCTGCGAAGAAATCACCTGGCCAAGGTGATTGGCGTCTATGAGGCTCCCTATTACGAGCACAGCATAGAACCGGAAATTACCGAACGGCAGTACATAATCCAGATAGCCTTTCCGGCGGTCAACATCGAGAATCAGCTTCCCATGCTGATGACGACCTGCGTGGGGAACATCAGTCTCGCGAAAAAACTGAAGCTGCTGGAACTGAGAATACCAAAGGTCATCCTTGACGGATACCAGGGACCGAAATTCGGCATAGAGGGCGTGTACGAACTTCTGAACGTCGAGCTCGGCTCCAGGCCCCTGCTGAACAACATGATAAAGCCCTGCACGGGATATTCCGTGGAGGTCGGTGCGGAACTGTTCTACCAGGCGGCCCTGGGCGGCGCCGATGTCATCAAGGATGACGAGCTGATCGCGGACATGGCGTTCAATCATGCCGTCGACCGGGTCACGGCATACATGGAAAAGGAACGGAAGGTCTTCGAGGAAACGGGCGAGCACACGCTCTATGCCGTCAATGTGACGGGGCGGCTTCCGCACATGCTGGAAACGGCAAAGCGCGTCATCGAGGCCGGCGGGAACTGTCTCATGGTGAATTACATTGCCGTGGGGCCGGAAGCGATGCGGGCGCTGGCGGAAGATCCCGACATCAACGTTCCCATCCTGGCCCACCAGGATGTGGCGGGCGCCTACTTCATGTCGCCCTTTAACGGGGTTTCTTCGCCGATCATGATGGGAAAGATACCGCGCCTCGCCGGGGCGGATATCATCGCCTTTCCCTTTGCTCTCGGCGGCAAGGCGACCTACCTTCACGAACGCTATTCGACGGTCGCGCGCTGTCTCACCTATCCCTTCGGCGCCCTCAAGCCGACCATGCCCATGCCCGGCGGCGGCCTGACCCCGGCAAACGTGCCCGAAGCGGTGCGGGAGCACGGGATCAATTTCATTATCGGGGCCGGCGGGGGTATTCACGGTCATCCGCAGGGACCGGTCGCGGGCGCGCGGGCCTTCCGGCAGGCGATCGACGCCGTCATGAAGGGGATCCCTGTTGAGGAATATGCGAGTGATCATGAAGAATTGTCCGTCGCCCTGGGGAAGTGGCCGAAGTTCACCATTTTCAAAACGGAGTAA
- a CDS encoding histidine phosphatase family protein codes for MSTVHFVRHGQGTLDGGRYDRLSELGARQAEMLGKFWAARKVPLDHVYSGTQDRHRQTASIVADHYRRAGLVFPPVMSDERFNEIDSLNILEELIPLLAKENGRFTELMERTRKALQVNAADKILLFDRLMKMVMNAWMEGTCASYGGMSWEEYRSRVLDTHRDLVRCGDGSRVAVFTSGNPIGIYIGKALELTDAKMLQVVHTLFNTNVTSFVLRDSTVTLTTMNDVSHLDKELVTQK; via the coding sequence GTGAGCACGGTTCATTTTGTCCGTCACGGCCAGGGAACGCTTGACGGGGGCCGGTACGACCGCCTGTCGGAGCTTGGGGCCCGACAGGCGGAAATGCTGGGAAAATTCTGGGCGGCGCGGAAGGTGCCGCTTGATCATGTCTATTCGGGTACCCAGGATCGGCACCGCCAGACGGCATCGATCGTGGCGGACCATTATCGCAGGGCCGGGCTGGTGTTTCCTCCGGTCATGTCCGATGAGCGGTTCAATGAGATCGATTCCCTCAATATCCTGGAAGAACTCATACCGCTCCTCGCGAAGGAAAACGGGCGTTTCACCGAGCTGATGGAACGGACCAGGAAGGCCCTGCAGGTGAACGCCGCCGATAAGATACTCCTCTTCGACCGGCTGATGAAAATGGTCATGAACGCCTGGATGGAGGGAACCTGTGCCTCTTACGGGGGCATGTCCTGGGAAGAATATCGCTCGCGGGTGCTCGATACGCACCGGGACCTGGTACGCTGCGGTGATGGATCGCGCGTTGCCGTCTTCACATCGGGCAACCCCATCGGCATCTATATCGGAAAGGCCCTCGAGCTGACCGACGCGAAGATGCTCCAGGTGGTCCATACCCTTTTCAATACGAACGTCACGTCCTTTGTTCTTCGGGATTCAACCGTCACCCTCACGACCATGAATGACGTCTCCCACCTCGACAAGGAATTGGTCACCCAGAAATAG
- a CDS encoding insulinase family protein, with the protein MTETQGFELLKERDIPEIGTRARHYRHTKTGAEVLSLENDDENKVFGITFRTPPSDSTGVAHILEHSVLCGSRKYPVKEPFVEILKGSLQTFLNAFTYPDKTCYPVASQNIRDFYNLIDVYLDAVFYPRIEPHVFKQEGWHYDLEEKDLPLQFKGVVFNEMKGAYSSPERLLGEYSQQSLFPDTPYGLDSGGDPSRIPELTFDAFQDFHRRFYHPSNALIFFHGDDDPEERLRLVNKYLKDFEKSETDSSIAVQRDFGAPRKMERSYASGPDETGRNRGMVTVNWLLTETPDLEMNMALHILSYILLGTPGSPLRKALIDSGLGEDLAGGGLEDELQQLYFSIGLKGIDPGRAIEVEKLILDTLASLVRNGIEPDAVEAAINTTEFTLRENNTGSHPRGLILMLRSLTTWLHGADPIAPLAFETPLEAIKNGISRERGFFERILSRWFIDNNHRTTVILRPDPDLEERESRREREVLAGAKERLSAVDVDRLVKDTKELKNIQATPDTPEALSTIPMLRLSDLELRNKVIPLEISDRQGIPLLYHDLSTGGILYLDIGFSLRALPEAYLPFVPLFSRALFEMGTEKEDFVQLSRRIDRKTGGIYASSLTSPVRNSPETESRLFIRGKAVCERVDDMLDIVRDVLFSIKLDDRDRFRQMVLEEKARQEHAVVPAGHQFVGIRLHSHFGTAGWVGEQMAGISYLSFLRDLAGRVETDWPSILAVLTDMLHLSVNRAGMIVNATVDGKEWTRLEPSLARFMKDMPDRDLPAASWVPQPPDPFEAMVVPSQINYVGKGYNLYSLGYKYHGSVGVITRYLRNSWLWDMVRVQGGAYGAFCTFDRLSGDLLFLSYRDPNVKKTIDAFDGAAGYLRDLHLSDGELTKGIIGTIGNIDTYLFPDAKGYTSMVRHLVGSTEEERQRTREEVLSTTASDFRTFADVLEQVAAAGLVKVLGSKEALQKGAEESGIPFHIISVL; encoded by the coding sequence ATGACGGAGACACAGGGGTTCGAACTTCTCAAGGAACGTGATATTCCCGAGATCGGGACACGGGCACGCCATTACCGGCATACGAAGACCGGCGCCGAGGTGTTGTCCCTGGAGAACGATGACGAAAACAAGGTCTTCGGCATCACCTTCAGGACTCCTCCGTCCGATTCAACGGGCGTGGCCCACATCCTTGAACATTCCGTCCTGTGCGGTTCCCGGAAATATCCCGTCAAGGAACCATTCGTTGAGATCCTGAAAGGTTCCCTTCAAACCTTTCTGAATGCCTTCACGTATCCGGACAAGACCTGTTACCCCGTGGCCAGTCAGAACATCCGGGACTTTTACAACCTGATCGACGTCTATCTCGACGCCGTGTTCTACCCCCGCATCGAGCCCCATGTGTTCAAGCAGGAAGGCTGGCACTATGATCTGGAAGAAAAAGACCTGCCGCTTCAATTCAAAGGGGTGGTGTTCAATGAGATGAAAGGCGCGTATTCTTCGCCGGAACGGTTGCTGGGAGAGTATTCCCAGCAGTCCCTCTTTCCCGATACCCCCTACGGACTGGATTCAGGTGGCGATCCCTCACGAATTCCCGAACTTACCTTTGATGCCTTTCAGGACTTTCACCGGCGGTTCTATCACCCGTCGAACGCCCTGATCTTTTTTCATGGTGATGACGATCCCGAAGAACGCCTGCGACTGGTGAATAAATACCTGAAGGATTTTGAAAAGAGCGAGACGGATTCATCGATCGCCGTTCAACGTGACTTCGGTGCACCACGGAAAATGGAGCGCTCCTATGCATCGGGACCGGATGAGACCGGAAGGAATCGGGGCATGGTGACCGTCAACTGGCTGCTGACGGAAACGCCGGACCTGGAAATGAACATGGCCCTTCATATCCTCTCGTACATCCTTCTGGGGACCCCCGGTTCACCCCTGCGCAAGGCGCTGATCGACTCAGGCCTGGGTGAGGACCTTGCCGGAGGCGGCCTTGAGGATGAGTTGCAGCAGCTCTATTTTTCGATCGGACTGAAGGGGATCGACCCCGGCAGGGCCATCGAGGTCGAGAAGCTCATTCTCGATACGTTGGCGTCCCTGGTTCGGAACGGGATCGAACCGGATGCGGTTGAAGCCGCCATCAATACGACGGAATTCACCCTGCGCGAGAACAATACGGGAAGCCATCCCCGCGGCCTCATCCTGATGCTCAGGTCGCTGACGACCTGGCTTCACGGGGCCGACCCGATCGCGCCCCTGGCCTTTGAGACGCCCCTTGAAGCGATCAAAAACGGGATTTCGAGGGAACGGGGGTTCTTTGAGCGTATCCTGTCCCGCTGGTTCATTGATAACAACCATCGGACCACGGTTATCCTGCGGCCCGATCCCGATCTGGAAGAACGGGAGAGCCGGCGCGAACGGGAGGTGCTGGCGGGAGCGAAGGAGCGATTATCAGCGGTCGACGTTGACAGGCTCGTAAAGGACACGAAGGAGCTGAAGAACATCCAGGCCACGCCGGACACACCGGAAGCGTTGTCCACCATTCCCATGCTGCGCCTTTCGGACCTGGAGCTGAGGAACAAGGTAATACCACTGGAAATATCCGACCGGCAAGGCATTCCTCTTCTGTACCATGATCTTTCCACCGGCGGGATCCTCTATCTCGATATTGGATTTTCGCTCCGCGCGCTGCCGGAAGCATACCTGCCCTTCGTTCCCCTTTTCAGCAGGGCCTTGTTCGAGATGGGGACCGAGAAGGAGGATTTTGTGCAGCTTTCCCGGCGGATCGATCGAAAGACCGGCGGCATCTACGCATCGTCACTTACCTCGCCGGTTCGAAATTCACCGGAAACGGAGTCCCGCCTGTTCATCAGGGGAAAAGCCGTATGTGAGCGTGTCGACGATATGCTCGATATTGTCAGGGATGTTCTTTTTTCGATCAAACTGGATGACCGGGACCGGTTCAGGCAGATGGTGCTCGAAGAAAAGGCCCGCCAGGAACATGCCGTCGTCCCGGCGGGTCATCAGTTCGTGGGGATACGGCTGCACTCGCACTTCGGAACGGCCGGATGGGTGGGGGAGCAGATGGCCGGGATCAGCTATCTCTCCTTTCTCCGTGATCTTGCCGGGCGTGTTGAGACGGACTGGCCTTCAATCCTGGCCGTGCTCACCGATATGCTTCACCTCAGCGTGAACCGGGCAGGCATGATAGTGAACGCGACCGTTGACGGTAAGGAGTGGACCCGCCTGGAGCCGTCACTGGCCCGTTTCATGAAAGATATGCCGGACAGGGACCTTCCGGCGGCGTCCTGGGTCCCGCAACCCCCCGATCCCTTCGAGGCGATGGTCGTCCCCTCGCAGATCAACTATGTAGGAAAAGGATACAATCTCTATTCCCTCGGGTACAAGTATCACGGGTCCGTGGGCGTCATCACCCGGTATCTGAGAAATTCCTGGCTCTGGGACATGGTGCGCGTTCAGGGAGGGGCCTATGGCGCTTTCTGTACCTTCGACCGGCTCTCCGGCGACCTTCTGTTCCTTTCCTACCGGGACCCGAACGTGAAAAAGACCATTGATGCCTTTGATGGGGCTGCCGGATATCTGCGGGACCTGCACCTGTCCGACGGAGAGTTGACAAAAGGCATCATCGGGACCATCGGTAATATCGATACCTACTTGTTTCCCGATGCGAAAGGATACACGTCGATGGTGCGCCACCTGGTAGGAAGTACCGAGGAAGAGCGCCAGCGGACGCGGGAAGAGGTGCTCTCCACCACTGCGTCCGATTTCAGGACCTTTGCCGACGTTCTTGAGCAGGTGGCAGCGGCGGGGCTCGTCAAGGTCCTCGGTTCAAAGGAAGCCCTGCAGAAAGGGGCGGAGGAAAGCGGGATCCCCTTTCATATAATCTCAGTTCTGTGA
- a CDS encoding PAS domain S-box protein, with translation MIDENKTKKELVQEIQELRRREERYRSILEDIEEGCFELDLAGTFTFVNDAMCRVAGYSREELVGMNNREYASVDAAQKMFEVFNEIYRTGKPGYLDEFEVTTRDGSRRFGELYASLMLDAKGNPVGFRGVARDITERKKTEDVALRRQRSLEAILSSSPDAIITLDENHHVTEWNPGAQRIFGYTADEARGRNLDDLVTSPDSAEDARRYTNLVIGGDSMKPTEVIRHRKDGRPVHVIAAGSPIIIEGRLVGIVAFYTDITGRIEAEEALRESEERFRSIVEHSHDGIFIVNDRYQFIYVNDQFCRILGYACDEIRGRDFREYLTRESRDIVIERYLKRRRGEDVPPRYEFTIVRKDGQTRVIQISLSLVTGQGANTRTIGQILDITEQREAENALRRSEEKYRTILASIEDCYFEVDLAGRFIFLNDAVEKISGIPAGALIGLSNLDYTSPETAKKMYRIFNEMYETGEPAKINDYEIIRPDGTTRFTELTASLMRDEKGTPIGFRGIARDVTDRKRAEEEIRRSEEKYRTILESMQEGYFEVDLAGNITFCNDSACNIIGYPREEFIGMNNREYATPETAKRIFDLFSEMYHTGNAIDITDYEILRKDGTPRILEMSSAVIRDLQGEPVGFRGVVRDMTDRKRAEEQIRRSLKEKDVMLQEIHHRVKNNLQIVSSMLSLQSNYISDPESLRLFRDSENRVRSMALIHEKLYRSADLGHIEFGDYIESLTDRLYMIYNADPSRIGLIYDIEKGVFFGIETAIPCALIVNELVSNALKHAFPEDRKGQVVIDLHSKGEGAFALTVKDDGVGMPPHVTFNAIETLGMQLVSDLVYQLGGSVEIDRTGGTTVVVRFQEMQYRKRL, from the coding sequence ATGATAGACGAAAACAAGACAAAGAAAGAACTCGTTCAGGAAATACAGGAACTCCGCCGCCGCGAGGAGCGATACCGGTCCATCCTTGAGGATATCGAAGAGGGGTGCTTTGAGCTCGATCTCGCCGGCACCTTTACCTTTGTCAATGACGCCATGTGCCGGGTGGCGGGTTACTCCCGGGAAGAGTTGGTAGGCATGAACAACCGGGAGTATGCCTCGGTCGATGCCGCACAAAAGATGTTCGAGGTGTTCAATGAAATTTACCGGACCGGCAAACCGGGATATCTCGATGAGTTCGAGGTCACTACACGGGACGGTTCAAGGAGGTTCGGCGAGCTGTACGCATCTCTGATGCTTGATGCCAAAGGAAATCCCGTTGGATTCCGAGGGGTTGCCCGGGATATTACGGAGCGGAAAAAGACCGAGGATGTGGCGCTGCGCCGGCAGCGCAGTCTCGAGGCGATCCTCTCGTCATCTCCGGACGCGATCATCACCCTTGATGAGAACCATCACGTCACCGAGTGGAATCCGGGGGCACAGCGGATATTCGGCTACACGGCGGATGAAGCCCGGGGGCGTAACCTGGATGACCTGGTCACAAGCCCCGACTCCGCCGAAGACGCTCGCCGGTATACGAACCTCGTCATCGGTGGTGATTCCATGAAACCCACCGAGGTGATCCGGCACCGGAAAGACGGGAGGCCCGTCCATGTCATTGCCGCCGGGTCGCCAATCATCATCGAGGGGCGCTTGGTCGGTATCGTGGCGTTCTACACGGATATAACGGGACGAATAGAGGCCGAAGAGGCCTTGCGAGAAAGCGAGGAACGGTTCCGCTCCATTGTGGAGCACTCCCATGACGGCATCTTCATCGTGAACGACCGGTATCAGTTCATCTATGTGAACGACCAGTTCTGCCGGATACTGGGATATGCCTGTGATGAGATACGCGGCCGGGATTTCCGCGAATATCTGACACGGGAGAGCCGTGATATCGTCATCGAGCGGTATCTCAAGAGACGACGTGGTGAAGATGTCCCGCCCCGTTACGAATTCACCATCGTGCGCAAGGATGGACAGACACGGGTCATTCAGATCAGTCTGTCCCTCGTTACGGGGCAGGGCGCGAACACGCGGACGATCGGGCAGATCCTTGACATTACGGAGCAACGGGAGGCTGAGAATGCCCTGCGAAGAAGCGAGGAGAAGTACCGGACCATCCTTGCCAGCATAGAGGACTGCTACTTCGAGGTCGACCTTGCCGGCCGGTTTATCTTCCTGAACGATGCCGTTGAGAAAATTTCGGGAATTCCGGCGGGTGCTCTCATCGGTCTGAGCAACCTGGACTATACCTCCCCCGAAACGGCGAAGAAGATGTACCGTATCTTCAATGAGATGTACGAAACGGGAGAGCCGGCGAAGATAAACGATTATGAGATCATACGCCCTGACGGTACCACACGGTTCACGGAGCTGACGGCGTCGCTCATGAGAGATGAGAAGGGAACCCCTATTGGTTTTCGCGGTATCGCCCGGGACGTGACGGACCGGAAAAGGGCCGAAGAAGAGATCAGGCGAAGCGAGGAAAAGTACCGGACGATCCTTGAGAGCATGCAGGAAGGATATTTTGAGGTCGACCTGGCGGGAAACATCACCTTCTGTAACGATTCGGCCTGCAATATCATAGGATATCCCCGTGAAGAGTTCATAGGCATGAATAATCGCGAATATGCCACGCCGGAAACGGCAAAGAGGATATTTGATCTCTTCAGTGAAATGTATCACACGGGTAATGCGATCGATATCACCGACTATGAGATACTGCGAAAGGACGGTACACCGCGGATACTTGAAATGTCCTCCGCCGTGATACGGGATCTTCAGGGAGAACCGGTCGGTTTCCGTGGTGTGGTCCGCGATATGACGGACCGGAAGCGGGCCGAGGAACAGATACGCCGGTCGCTGAAGGAAAAGGATGTCATGCTTCAGGAAATTCACCACCGGGTGAAGAATAATCTGCAGATCGTGTCAAGCATGCTGAGTCTCCAATCGAACTACATCTCGGACCCTGAATCACTGAGGCTTTTCAGGGACAGTGAGAACCGCGTACGATCGATGGCGCTGATCCATGAAAAGCTTTATCGCTCCGCCGACCTGGGACACATAGAATTCGGCGATTACATAGAAAGCCTCACGGATCGCCTCTACATGATATACAATGCCGATCCGTCCCGGATCGGATTGATCTATGATATTGAAAAGGGGGTCTTTTTCGGCATAGAGACGGCGATCCCCTGCGCTCTGATCGTGAATGAGCTGGTATCCAATGCGCTGAAGCATGCCTTTCCGGAGGACCGGAAGGGCCAGGTCGTCATAGATCTCCATTCCAAAGGGGAGGGGGCCTTCGCGCTGACGGTGAAGGATGACGGTGTGGGCATGCCGCCTCATGTCACGTTCAATGCCATAGAAACGCTGGGCATGCAGTTGGTCAGCGACCTGGTATATCAACTCGGCGGTTCCGTCGAGATCGACCGGACCGGGGGGACCACCGTCGTCGTCAGGTTCCAGGAAATGCAGTACCGGAAGAGGCTCTGA
- a CDS encoding AEC family transporter — protein MEIVITTFESVAVLLGIGILGFSIVVRRILPEDALGVLTTVAIDIALPCLIFANIILNFQPAGMPGWYFLPLWWVGFTLLAGILSGLCSLFSRPETRSEFAATLFYQNAIFFPLAVLTGMFGNSSTQVVSLFLFTMFSPSFFFSTYQFFFGGAGRAVDWKKVFNIILIVTVAATALSVAGAQGVIPGFLVRSFLMVGAMAIPLLMIILGGNIYVDYRNKGSLYPGEVVKFVIMKNFLFPLVMLGVLLIVRPAHDVALILLLESAVPPITAMPIVVERAGGNRNIVNQFMFASFITALVSIPVMVLLFEYFFASP, from the coding sequence GTGGAAATCGTCATTACCACGTTCGAATCCGTCGCTGTCCTCCTGGGAATCGGCATCCTGGGATTCAGCATCGTCGTCAGGCGCATCCTGCCCGAGGATGCCCTGGGAGTCCTTACTACCGTTGCCATCGATATCGCGCTCCCCTGCCTCATTTTCGCCAATATTATCTTGAATTTTCAGCCCGCCGGCATGCCGGGGTGGTATTTCCTTCCGCTCTGGTGGGTCGGGTTCACCCTGCTGGCCGGTATCCTGTCGGGCCTTTGCTCATTGTTTTCACGGCCCGAAACGCGCAGCGAATTCGCGGCGACCCTCTTCTACCAGAACGCCATCTTTTTCCCCCTGGCCGTTCTTACGGGCATGTTCGGGAACTCCTCCACCCAGGTGGTGTCCCTGTTTCTCTTCACCATGTTCAGCCCGTCATTTTTTTTCAGCACCTATCAGTTCTTTTTCGGCGGTGCGGGCCGTGCCGTGGACTGGAAAAAAGTTTTCAATATCATCCTGATCGTAACCGTGGCGGCCACGGCCCTGTCCGTTGCCGGAGCACAGGGAGTGATCCCCGGTTTTCTCGTGCGGTCCTTCCTTATGGTAGGCGCTATGGCGATACCTCTGCTCATGATAATTCTGGGAGGCAACATCTATGTCGATTACCGGAACAAAGGGTCGCTGTACCCCGGCGAGGTGGTGAAATTCGTCATTATGAAAAATTTCCTGTTTCCCCTGGTCATGCTGGGGGTGCTTCTGATTGTCCGTCCCGCCCATGATGTGGCCCTCATTCTCCTTCTGGAGAGCGCCGTTCCTCCCATTACGGCCATGCCCATCGTCGTCGAACGGGCCGGAGGAAACAGGAACATCGTGAATCAGTTCATGTTCGCCAGTTTCATTACGGCCCTTGTATCGATACCGGTGATGGTCCTGCTCTTCGAGTATTTTTTTGCAAGCCCCTGA
- a CDS encoding alpha/beta hydrolase, translating to MSEKKPVNYSLFDRPEILNFLFYPRPEWSVPQDGENTRTVLIPVADDVVIGGRFHLAGDTAPTILFFHGNGEIVADYDDLAPIFVDRGINFFPVDYRGYGLSTGRPTVSAMMQDCHRIFDHVLTWRKEKGHTGPFAVMGRSLGSISALELAANRGDGIDGLIIESGLAYALPLLELLGINARHLGITEDRGFNNVDKIRGFHKPTLVIHAQYDHIIPFSDGEALFEASPAADKRFLMIPGANHNDIFARGLDRYMQEVADFMSRLQK from the coding sequence ATGTCGGAAAAAAAACCGGTGAATTATTCCCTTTTCGATCGGCCCGAGATCCTGAACTTTCTGTTCTATCCCCGTCCGGAATGGAGTGTCCCGCAGGATGGAGAGAACACGCGGACCGTGCTGATCCCCGTCGCCGACGACGTGGTCATCGGCGGCAGGTTTCATCTGGCGGGTGACACGGCGCCGACGATCCTCTTTTTCCACGGGAACGGAGAGATCGTCGCCGACTATGACGACCTGGCACCGATCTTCGTGGACCGGGGCATCAATTTTTTCCCCGTCGACTACCGGGGCTATGGCCTTTCAACAGGCAGGCCCACTGTTTCGGCCATGATGCAGGACTGCCATCGCATATTCGATCATGTGCTCACATGGCGGAAAGAAAAGGGACATACCGGTCCCTTCGCGGTCATGGGCCGTTCTCTGGGAAGCATCTCGGCTCTGGAACTGGCGGCGAACCGCGGAGACGGTATTGACGGGCTGATCATTGAAAGCGGCCTCGCCTATGCGTTGCCGCTCCTGGAACTTCTCGGGATCAATGCCCGTCATCTGGGCATCACTGAGGACCGGGGATTCAACAATGTCGACAAGATACGGGGCTTTCACAAGCCCACACTCGTCATTCACGCCCAGTACGATCACATCATCCCCTTTTCCGACGGCGAGGCCCTCTTCGAGGCAAGCCCCGCGGCGGACAAGAGATTCCTCATGATCCCCGGGGCCAATCACAACGACATCTTCGCGCGGGGACTCGACCGGTACATGCAGGAGGTCGCGGATTTTATGTCCCGTCTTCAGAAGTGA
- a CDS encoding crotonase/enoyl-CoA hydratase family protein: protein MEVLTERRKGVCTVIINRPEVRNCVDRRTADQLVQAFTEFEQDDSLCAAVLWGAGGAFCAGADLKAVSEDPEERGNRLNRDMAQDGPMGPTRMMLSKPVIAAVSGYAVAGGLELACWCDLRVMEEDAFFGVFCRRFGVPLIDGGTQRLPRLIGMSRALDLILTGRPVGAEEALSMGLANRVVPPGTSRDAAETLAAELRKFPQVCMRSDREALYRGFDMDFHPAMELEFTLGLRVIESGETLAGAGRFARGTGRHGRF from the coding sequence ATGGAAGTCCTGACGGAACGTCGTAAAGGGGTGTGTACGGTCATTATAAACAGGCCTGAAGTTCGTAATTGCGTGGATCGCAGGACGGCGGATCAACTGGTTCAGGCCTTCACCGAATTTGAACAGGATGACTCGCTGTGTGCCGCCGTGCTCTGGGGTGCCGGCGGGGCCTTCTGCGCCGGTGCGGACCTGAAAGCGGTGTCGGAAGACCCGGAAGAACGGGGAAACCGCCTCAACCGGGACATGGCGCAGGACGGTCCCATGGGCCCGACACGGATGATGCTGTCAAAACCGGTTATAGCCGCCGTGTCGGGATATGCCGTCGCGGGCGGGCTGGAACTGGCATGCTGGTGTGACCTGCGTGTCATGGAGGAAGATGCGTTCTTCGGTGTCTTCTGCCGTCGCTTCGGCGTGCCCCTTATCGACGGTGGGACCCAGCGGCTCCCCCGGCTTATCGGGATGAGCAGGGCCCTCGATCTCATTCTGACGGGCCGCCCCGTCGGCGCCGAAGAGGCCCTTTCCATGGGCTTGGCGAACCGCGTCGTGCCACCGGGAACGTCCCGCGACGCCGCGGAAACCCTGGCTGCTGAATTAAGAAAATTTCCCCAGGTCTGCATGCGGAGCGACCGGGAAGCCCTCTACCGGGGATTCGATATGGATTTCCACCCCGCCATGGAACTGGAGTTCACACTCGGCCTGCGGGTGATCGAGAGCGGCGAGACCCTTGCAGGGGCGGGCCGCTTTGCCCGGGGGACCGGCAGGCATGGGCGGTTCTGA